The Enterococcus rotai genome includes a window with the following:
- a CDS encoding ABC transporter ATP-binding protein, whose product MNLQLKDITYSYKEGIQEYKVLDNINYTFEPGNFYTIMGPSGAGKTTLLSIASGLTTPVEGSISYQGENIYEMGITKYRKKFTSIIFQAYNLIPYMTAFQNVKIGMEIKNQQVDHINNYVKEKLKSVGITEELMHKNVMKLSGGQQQRVAVARALSADSPLIFADEPTGNLDNVTSKGIIEMLKELALLEKKCVIMVTHDLEIAKQADISLILKENKLQSM is encoded by the coding sequence ATGAATTTACAATTGAAAGATATCACGTATTCATATAAAGAAGGCATCCAAGAATATAAAGTCTTGGACAACATTAACTATACATTTGAACCTGGTAATTTTTATACAATTATGGGACCTTCAGGTGCGGGGAAAACAACACTTCTGTCAATTGCTTCAGGATTAACAACACCTGTTGAAGGAAGTATTAGCTATCAAGGTGAAAACATTTATGAAATGGGCATCACGAAATACCGTAAAAAATTTACATCCATTATTTTTCAAGCGTACAATTTAATTCCCTATATGACAGCTTTTCAAAATGTGAAAATTGGTATGGAAATCAAAAATCAACAGGTTGACCATATCAATAACTATGTAAAAGAGAAACTGAAATCTGTGGGAATCACAGAGGAGTTAATGCATAAAAATGTCATGAAATTAAGTGGGGGACAACAACAAAGAGTAGCAGTAGCTAGAGCATTATCAGCAGATTCACCACTGATTTTTGCAGATGAACCTACAGGGAATTTAGATAATGTGACGTCTAAAGGGATCATTGAGATGCTAAAAGAACTTGCCTTACTAGAGAAAAAATGTGTGATCATGGTAACCCATGACTTAGAAATAGCCAAACAAGCGGATATCAGTCTGATTTTAAAAGAAAACAAGCTCCAATCAATGTGA
- a CDS encoding response regulator transcription factor codes for MRLLVVEDDVLLGDGLCMGLRKKGYAVDKATDGFQALDMIEVTEYDLIILDLSLPNMSGFEVLEKVRKNDLAVRILILSAKSFVEDKIKGLDMGANDYLTKPFDFFELDARIRNLLRQKISIEETVIYYGQISLDSSKRVVKVGETPVKLTRKEFGILEYLIKHPEEVFSAEKLMEHVWDGDVDLFSNTFKYHMYSLRKKVADFDQNAAGMIQTIRGVGYCLSAKYVQEGTCDE; via the coding sequence ATGCGATTACTTGTCGTTGAAGATGATGTTTTATTGGGGGACGGATTATGTATGGGTTTGAGAAAAAAAGGATACGCTGTAGATAAAGCAACAGATGGCTTTCAAGCATTAGACATGATTGAAGTCACTGAATATGATTTGATTATTTTAGATTTATCTTTGCCCAATATGAGTGGCTTTGAAGTGTTAGAAAAGGTGCGCAAGAATGATCTAGCAGTAAGAATCTTGATTTTGTCGGCAAAAAGTTTTGTTGAAGATAAAATCAAAGGCTTGGACATGGGGGCAAATGATTATTTAACAAAACCATTTGATTTTTTTGAATTAGATGCTAGAATCCGAAATTTATTAAGACAGAAAATCAGTATAGAAGAAACCGTCATATATTATGGACAGATCAGCTTAGATTCTTCGAAGCGAGTTGTGAAGGTAGGAGAAACCCCAGTCAAGTTGACGAGAAAAGAGTTTGGAATTTTAGAGTATCTAATCAAACATCCAGAAGAAGTTTTTTCGGCGGAAAAACTTATGGAACATGTTTGGGATGGTGATGTGGATTTATTCTCTAATACCTTTAAATATCATATGTATTCACTAAGAAAAAAAGTAGCGGACTTTGATCAAAATGCTGCTGGTATGATTCAGACGATTAGAGGGGTTGGGTATTGTTTATCAGCTAAGTATGTTCAAGAAGGGACGTGTGATGAGTGA
- a CDS encoding sensor histidine kinase encodes MSLQKQITLLVSGILTSMLLIMLMFSVSGANKNFTVERLTQIDPRFTDSTMENNIPTDVNKEDVELNHMLAKARIAFSSNIMLVWLVLIIIGTLITYKLVGKSLQSLVNLQKTMENLDTGNIGKQISLDEKQPREVQALSLSYNEMTARLDESFLKQKNFVHNAAHELKTPLAVIITYTQLLQMNAAEADLEHKKMTEAILSSCDKLSKTQEQLLLLANDNLLQLTDTIDAQYLINELFNELKSHAIDKGMVLKNNNSKNYSFKGNKVMLSVALKNLIENAIKYGEADSEITVFTRVSAKQIYFEVKNQGQEITEAEIDRIFEPFYRGEKNTNQIIGNGLGLSLVKKIVEDHGGEVFCKPQGKEVLFSFSIPVH; translated from the coding sequence GTGAGTTTACAAAAACAAATCACCTTATTAGTTAGCGGAATATTAACCAGTATGCTGTTGATTATGCTGATGTTTTCAGTGTCAGGTGCAAACAAAAACTTTACGGTAGAACGACTAACACAAATCGATCCGCGGTTTACAGATTCAACTATGGAAAATAATATACCGACAGATGTCAATAAAGAAGATGTCGAATTAAACCATATGCTGGCCAAAGCCAGAATAGCTTTTTCTTCAAACATTATGCTTGTTTGGCTAGTATTGATAATCATTGGTACGTTGATCACTTATAAGCTAGTGGGCAAAAGCTTGCAATCACTCGTCAATCTTCAAAAGACGATGGAAAATTTGGATACTGGAAATATTGGTAAACAAATTAGCCTGGATGAGAAACAGCCCCGAGAAGTTCAAGCATTAAGCTTGAGCTATAATGAAATGACTGCTCGTTTAGATGAATCTTTCCTGAAACAAAAAAACTTCGTTCATAATGCTGCACATGAATTAAAAACCCCCTTAGCGGTAATTATTACATACACACAACTACTTCAAATGAACGCAGCTGAAGCGGATTTGGAACATAAAAAAATGACAGAGGCAATTTTATCTAGCTGCGATAAATTATCAAAAACGCAAGAACAACTGCTGTTATTAGCTAATGATAACCTACTACAATTGACAGATACTATCGATGCTCAATACTTAATCAACGAGTTATTCAACGAACTTAAATCTCATGCAATTGACAAAGGAATGGTTTTGAAAAATAACAATTCAAAAAATTACTCATTTAAAGGCAACAAAGTGATGCTAAGTGTGGCCTTAAAAAATTTAATTGAAAATGCGATTAAATATGGAGAAGCTGATTCAGAGATTACAGTTTTTACAAGAGTTAGTGCTAAACAAATTTACTTTGAAGTCAAAAATCAGGGACAGGAAATCACAGAAGCGGAAATTGACCGCATCTTTGAACCGTTTTATCGAGGGGAAAAAAATACAAATCAAATTATCGGAAATGGGTTAGGTTTATCTTTGGTGAAAAAAATAGTTGAAGATCACGGAGGTGAAGTGTTTTGTAAGCCTCAGGGGAAAGAAGTTCTTTTTTCCTTTTCCATACCAGTACATTGA
- a CDS encoding TetR/AcrR family transcriptional regulator has translation MSESQITKKAISAALIELCGRKLFSKISVQDITKEVGLNRQTFYYHFTDKQDLLRWIYTHDALIYLDSPDVSIDNWEEQALKMLKAIQSKSDFYYNTVSSDSDILRACFSTITNKLFINLFDQMDKENQLLPEDKIFYARFFSYGCSGVLIDWILGGYKESPLEIATQLFRLAKDTEFFSYRLYAQENELL, from the coding sequence ATGAGCGAATCACAAATAACCAAAAAAGCTATTTCTGCTGCATTGATTGAATTATGCGGTCGAAAATTGTTCAGTAAGATCAGCGTCCAAGATATCACCAAAGAAGTCGGTTTAAATCGCCAAACGTTCTATTATCACTTTACTGATAAACAAGATCTATTACGCTGGATTTATACCCACGATGCATTGATTTATTTAGACTCTCCAGATGTTTCTATCGATAATTGGGAAGAACAAGCGCTAAAAATGTTAAAAGCAATCCAATCAAAAAGTGATTTTTACTATAATACAGTCAGTTCGGATTCAGATATTTTAAGAGCCTGTTTTTCAACGATCACGAATAAACTGTTTATTAACTTGTTCGACCAAATGGATAAAGAAAATCAGCTGCTTCCAGAAGATAAAATTTTCTATGCCCGTTTCTTTTCCTATGGTTGTAGCGGTGTGTTGATCGATTGGATTCTTGGTGGTTATAAAGAATCACCGTTAGAGATCGCGACACAGCTTTTCAGATTAGCTAAAGATACTGAATTTTTCTCTTATCGTTTATACGCCCAAGAAAACGAACTATTGTGA
- a CDS encoding oleate hydratase yields MKKRHIGLAAAGALGAAYLAKKVSAEKKVEKVAEIEEEINSRYYGDKQVYLIGGGIATMAAAAYLIRDANFCGKNIHVIEGMKILGGSNDGIGTNEKGFVARGGRMLNEETYENFWELFSSIPSLEWPDHSVTDEILNFDHLHPTHAQARLVTKDQEILDAHTMGFDNEDRLAMTKLLAASEDSLDGVTIEEWFGPHFFETNFWYMWQTTFAFQKWSSAFELRRYMNRMILEFSRIDTLEGVTRTPLNQYDSVILPLKSFLEKHGVDFTLNEDVVDLEFKPGSEITVTALKLGNGETIELNEEDVVIMTNGTMTDSSTEGDWSTPAPEVTEESRSARLWRNIAKKKAGLGNPEPFFGHEAETNWESFTVTCRGDKLLKRIEEFSGNIPGSGALMTLKDSSWLMSTVVAAQPHFKNQDPDTTIFWGYGIYTDKVGDYVKKPMRDCTGEEILYEWICQMGWQADWDEIVKDVVNVIPAYMPYIDAQFQPRKMTDRPQVVPENSTNFAMVSQFVEIPKDMVFTEEYSVRAARIAVYTLFDINKEIIPVTPYNRDPKVLAKAAQTMFR; encoded by the coding sequence ATGAAAAAAAGACATATTGGATTAGCAGCAGCAGGTGCATTAGGTGCCGCTTACCTTGCTAAAAAAGTATCCGCTGAAAAGAAAGTAGAAAAAGTTGCTGAAATCGAAGAAGAAATCAATAGTCGCTATTATGGAGATAAACAGGTCTACTTAATCGGTGGGGGAATTGCCACAATGGCTGCAGCAGCCTACTTGATTCGTGATGCTAATTTTTGTGGAAAAAATATCCATGTGATTGAAGGCATGAAAATTCTCGGCGGAAGCAATGATGGGATCGGTACCAATGAAAAAGGCTTTGTCGCTCGTGGGGGGCGGATGTTAAATGAAGAAACGTACGAAAACTTCTGGGAATTATTTAGCAGCATTCCATCATTAGAATGGCCTGATCACAGTGTGACGGATGAAATTTTAAATTTTGACCATTTACATCCAACACATGCGCAAGCACGTTTAGTGACAAAAGATCAAGAAATCCTTGATGCTCATACAATGGGCTTTGATAATGAAGACCGCTTAGCGATGACAAAATTATTAGCTGCCTCAGAAGACAGTTTAGATGGTGTAACAATTGAAGAATGGTTTGGACCACATTTCTTTGAAACAAATTTTTGGTATATGTGGCAAACAACATTTGCCTTCCAAAAATGGAGCAGTGCCTTTGAATTACGTCGTTATATGAACCGAATGATTTTAGAATTTTCTCGAATTGATACATTAGAAGGCGTTACTCGTACACCTCTAAATCAATACGATAGTGTGATTTTACCTTTGAAATCATTTTTAGAAAAACATGGGGTCGATTTTACCTTGAATGAAGATGTAGTCGATTTAGAATTCAAACCAGGTTCTGAAATCACGGTTACTGCGTTGAAACTTGGAAATGGAGAAACAATCGAGCTAAATGAAGAAGATGTTGTAATCATGACCAACGGAACGATGACAGATAGTTCAACAGAAGGTGATTGGAGCACTCCAGCACCAGAAGTGACAGAAGAATCTCGTTCGGCACGACTATGGCGCAATATTGCCAAGAAAAAAGCTGGATTAGGTAATCCTGAACCATTCTTTGGCCATGAAGCTGAGACCAATTGGGAAAGCTTTACAGTTACCTGCCGTGGGGATAAATTATTAAAACGTATTGAAGAGTTTTCTGGCAACATTCCAGGCTCAGGTGCTTTGATGACATTAAAAGATTCAAGCTGGTTAATGAGTACCGTTGTGGCAGCGCAACCCCATTTTAAAAACCAGGATCCTGATACGACAATTTTCTGGGGTTACGGCATTTACACAGATAAAGTCGGCGATTATGTGAAAAAACCAATGCGTGATTGTACTGGGGAAGAAATTTTGTACGAATGGATTTGCCAAATGGGGTGGCAAGCAGATTGGGATGAAATCGTTAAAGATGTGGTGAATGTGATTCCTGCCTACATGCCATACATTGATGCACAATTCCAACCACGTAAAATGACAGACCGCCCTCAAGTGGTTCCTGAAAATAGTACGAACTTTGCCATGGTCAGCCAATTTGTGGAAATTCCGAAAGATATGGTCTTTACAGAAGAATATTCAGTACGGGCTGCTCGAATCGCGGTTTATACGCTATTCGATATTAACAAGGAAATTATCCCTGTAACGCCTTATAATCGTGATCCTAAAGTATTAGCAAAAGCGGCACAAACGATGTTTAGATAA
- a CDS encoding class A sortase — protein MASRKERPKKKKSRKRNWLINIFLFLLLIVGLALVFNTQIRNWLIQQNGKEYAVEKLTPEIVAKNNQTDTSFDFAAVESLSTEAVLKAQLANKNLPVVGAVALPDVKINLPIFRGLDNVVLLTGAGTMKPDQEMGKGNYALASHRVQDMISLFSPLEYSKPGELIYTTDLNNVYTYKITYVEKIDPSRVELIDDVPGKKMITLITCGDMYATTRIAVQGELESVTPMKKATQAMTDAFNMEQLTL, from the coding sequence ATGGCCTCAAGAAAAGAACGCCCTAAAAAGAAAAAATCAAGAAAAAGAAATTGGCTGATTAATATCTTCCTATTTTTATTATTGATTGTTGGTTTAGCACTGGTCTTTAATACCCAAATCAGAAATTGGTTGATTCAGCAAAACGGAAAAGAATATGCCGTAGAGAAGTTAACACCTGAAATTGTTGCAAAAAATAATCAGACGGATACTTCTTTTGATTTTGCCGCAGTTGAATCTTTGAGTACGGAAGCTGTCTTAAAAGCTCAGCTTGCCAATAAAAATCTACCTGTTGTAGGTGCAGTTGCACTCCCCGATGTCAAAATCAACTTGCCGATCTTTAGAGGATTGGACAATGTGGTCTTGCTAACTGGCGCTGGAACGATGAAACCTGACCAAGAAATGGGTAAAGGGAATTACGCTCTTGCCAGTCACCGTGTACAAGACATGATTTCTTTATTTTCACCATTGGAATATTCAAAACCAGGAGAATTGATTTATACGACTGATTTAAACAATGTTTATACATATAAAATTACTTATGTTGAAAAAATCGATCCTTCACGTGTAGAGTTGATTGATGATGTTCCTGGTAAAAAAATGATCACATTGATTACATGTGGTGATATGTATGCGACAACACGAATCGCTGTTCAAGGTGAATTAGAATCAGTCACACCAATGAAAAAAGCCACACAAGCGATGACAGATGCGTTTAATATGGAACAATTAACCTTATAG
- a CDS encoding MurR/RpiR family transcriptional regulator gives MLFLDYIPDLNPLEYEIYHYIANHLKLVTYMRIRDLADETHTSTASILRFCHKFECNGFSEFKVKLQLYYESINQAQIADVDETQHIHFLERVNEPFLDSKIEQAVALLADKGLVLFLGSGSSEPIAAYGSLYFTNLSQTALRIEDPSNYPIEWFPDDILERTCVIALSVTGETKEIIHYIKRLNTKKCPIISITNSDSSTISRMSDLNIPYTINRETIYKTSNNHDKTIELTSQLPALFLIEKIAKRLRLQKNI, from the coding sequence ATGCTGTTTTTAGATTATATTCCCGATTTAAATCCTTTAGAATATGAGATTTACCACTATATCGCAAATCATTTAAAGCTTGTGACTTACATGCGTATCAGGGACTTAGCTGATGAAACACACACAAGTACTGCAAGTATTTTGCGTTTTTGTCACAAATTTGAATGTAATGGTTTTTCGGAATTCAAAGTAAAACTTCAGCTATATTACGAGTCCATCAACCAAGCTCAAATTGCCGATGTTGATGAAACCCAACACATTCATTTTCTGGAGCGTGTTAATGAGCCCTTTCTCGACAGCAAAATCGAACAAGCAGTTGCCCTTTTAGCAGATAAAGGATTAGTCCTGTTTCTTGGTTCTGGCTCTTCAGAACCAATTGCTGCCTATGGCTCTCTTTATTTTACAAATTTGTCTCAAACCGCCTTACGTATTGAAGATCCTTCCAATTACCCGATTGAATGGTTTCCAGATGATATTTTAGAACGAACTTGTGTGATTGCATTATCTGTTACTGGCGAAACAAAAGAAATCATTCATTATATTAAACGGCTGAACACGAAAAAATGCCCAATCATTTCAATAACCAACAGTGATAGTTCAACAATCAGCAGAATGTCCGATTTGAATATTCCTTACACAATCAATCGGGAAACTATCTATAAAACTAGTAATAATCACGACAAAACAATTGAACTAACCTCACAGTTACCAGCACTTTTCCTCATCGAAAAGATTGCAAAACGTTTGAGATTGCAGAAAAATATTTAA
- a CDS encoding glycoside hydrolase family 1 protein, protein MKVTFPKSFFWGAASSATQAEGRVTGDEKGGNIWDYASKEYNHRFYDGVTTENTSLFYQDYQQDIQKMQDISFNSFRTSISWSRLIPNGTGAVNPEAVIFYNNMIDELIAKGVEPFVNLYHFDMPMALQEIGGFEAKAVVDAYKQYAKTCFELFGDRVRYWFTFNEPMIPAEAGYLHDRHYPYVVDFKRAAAVLHNIILAHCEAVKVYREMKLAGKIGIIMDVIPVYPRSQNAADLYAAEMADLFYTKSVNDAILKGKYPVRLKEVLQEYDQLPEVSNSDLELIAATKIDLLGINYYRPRRVKAKECVPNPNGVFSPEWFFDEYVMPGRRMNTSRGIEIYPKGIYDIAKKIQTEYDNIDWFVSENGIGIEGEEAFIEEGVVQDEYRIDFLKEHLTYLHQAMEEGSNCLGYHMWTFVDCWSWGNAYKNRYGFYRLDLATGEKTVKKSGLWFKALVENNGFE, encoded by the coding sequence ATGAAAGTAACATTTCCAAAATCATTCTTTTGGGGAGCCGCTTCAAGTGCTACACAAGCAGAAGGACGAGTAACAGGTGATGAAAAAGGGGGAAATATCTGGGACTATGCGTCCAAAGAATATAATCACCGTTTTTATGATGGGGTTACAACAGAGAACACTTCTTTATTTTATCAAGACTATCAACAGGATATTCAAAAAATGCAGGACATCTCATTTAACTCATTCCGTACCTCAATTTCGTGGTCACGCTTGATTCCAAACGGAACGGGAGCGGTCAATCCTGAAGCGGTGATATTTTATAATAATATGATTGATGAATTGATTGCTAAAGGGGTGGAACCATTTGTCAATTTGTATCATTTTGATATGCCGATGGCGCTTCAAGAAATAGGTGGATTTGAGGCTAAAGCAGTGGTGGATGCATATAAACAATATGCTAAAACCTGTTTTGAGTTGTTTGGTGATCGAGTGAGGTATTGGTTTACTTTTAATGAGCCAATGATTCCAGCAGAAGCCGGTTATCTGCATGATCGTCATTATCCATATGTCGTTGATTTTAAGCGTGCGGCAGCCGTATTACACAATATCATTTTAGCGCATTGTGAAGCAGTCAAGGTGTACCGTGAAATGAAACTAGCTGGAAAAATCGGCATCATTATGGATGTCATACCGGTTTATCCTCGTAGTCAAAACGCAGCAGATTTATACGCGGCTGAAATGGCAGATTTATTCTATACAAAGAGTGTTAATGATGCGATTTTAAAGGGGAAATACCCAGTACGTTTAAAAGAAGTTCTACAAGAATATGATCAATTACCAGAAGTCTCTAATTCAGATTTAGAACTGATTGCAGCGACAAAGATCGACTTATTAGGAATCAATTACTATCGTCCTCGTAGAGTTAAAGCGAAAGAGTGTGTACCGAATCCTAATGGGGTTTTCTCACCAGAATGGTTTTTTGACGAATATGTTATGCCGGGTCGACGGATGAACACTTCTCGCGGAATTGAGATCTATCCTAAAGGAATATACGATATTGCGAAAAAGATTCAGACAGAGTATGACAATATCGATTGGTTTGTTTCTGAAAATGGTATTGGAATCGAAGGAGAAGAAGCGTTTATTGAAGAAGGGGTGGTTCAAGATGAGTATCGAATCGACTTTTTGAAAGAACATTTAACGTATTTGCATCAAGCGATGGAGGAAGGGAGCAACTGTTTAGGGTATCATATGTGGACGTTTGTAGACTGTTGGTCTTGGGGCAATGCCTATAAAAATCGTTATGGTTTTTATCGGTTAGATCTGGCAACAGGAGAAAAGACGGTCAAAAAATCTGGTTTGTGGTTTAAAGCGTTAGTGGAAAATAATGGGTTTGAGTAA
- a CDS encoding PTS sugar transporter subunit IIC, with protein MKTLDNLAMKLLPIANAIGNQRHLQAIRNGLISILPLTIVGSFFTILLNLPIPGYSEMIAPYLAALDVPFRFTVGLMSLYAAFTIGSFLGNTYKLDKITSGFLSMLATLLMVMPVNLQEGVDTAGNVVASGRYIPITPLGSQGLFGAIVAALISVEIYRFTKEKNLEIKMPEGVPPVVGESFAALLPTLLVILVFWIPRHFFNFNLNDLLSVAISPLKVFLTGNNIFGGIITQFMICLFWALGIHGHAVLGPIIRPFWDQAIIENAELFQNGTSAFQLPNIFTEQFYQWYAQMGGTGATLALVFLFLFSKSKYLKQLGKLSILPGIFNINEPVIFGTPIVMNPLLAIPFITVPIVNTILVYIVTALGWMPKMMVKPPFSIPAPLGALITSNWNWVACIMVFVCFAVSLAIYYPFFKMFEKIQVEQEQQVEQEETAMAVEEL; from the coding sequence ATGAAAACGCTCGATAATTTAGCGATGAAACTGTTACCGATTGCAAATGCAATTGGTAATCAGCGGCATTTACAGGCAATCAGGAATGGGCTGATTTCGATTTTGCCGCTGACGATTGTGGGCTCCTTTTTTACAATTTTGCTAAACTTACCGATCCCTGGTTATTCTGAAATGATTGCTCCATATTTAGCAGCATTAGATGTTCCGTTTCGGTTTACTGTAGGTTTGATGTCTTTATACGCTGCCTTTACAATTGGTTCGTTTTTAGGAAATACGTACAAGCTAGATAAGATCACTAGCGGCTTTCTTTCAATGTTAGCGACACTTTTGATGGTCATGCCAGTCAATCTTCAAGAAGGCGTGGACACAGCAGGAAATGTCGTGGCAAGTGGTCGTTATATACCGATTACACCACTTGGCTCCCAAGGATTGTTTGGAGCGATTGTGGCAGCGTTGATTTCAGTTGAGATTTATCGTTTTACGAAAGAAAAAAACTTGGAAATCAAAATGCCAGAAGGTGTTCCTCCTGTAGTGGGAGAATCGTTTGCTGCGTTGCTACCGACGCTTTTAGTGATTTTAGTCTTTTGGATTCCTCGTCACTTTTTTAACTTCAATTTAAATGATCTGCTTAGTGTAGCAATTTCACCTTTGAAGGTCTTTTTAACAGGTAATAATATTTTTGGCGGTATTATCACGCAATTTATGATTTGTTTGTTCTGGGCGTTAGGGATTCACGGTCATGCTGTTCTAGGACCGATCATTCGTCCGTTTTGGGATCAAGCGATTATCGAAAATGCGGAGTTATTTCAAAATGGTACGAGTGCTTTTCAATTACCGAATATTTTTACAGAACAATTTTATCAATGGTATGCGCAAATGGGCGGTACTGGCGCAACGTTAGCACTTGTTTTCTTATTCTTGTTCTCTAAATCAAAATATTTGAAACAATTAGGGAAATTATCGATTTTACCAGGGATTTTCAATATCAATGAACCCGTGATTTTTGGAACACCGATCGTAATGAATCCACTATTAGCAATCCCCTTTATCACGGTGCCGATTGTGAATACGATTTTAGTTTATATTGTAACAGCGCTAGGTTGGATGCCGAAAATGATGGTCAAACCGCCATTTTCGATCCCTGCACCTTTAGGAGCGCTGATCACCTCGAATTGGAACTGGGTCGCATGCATTATGGTTTTTGTTTGTTTTGCGGTTTCGTTAGCGATTTATTATCCATTCTTTAAAATGTTTGAAAAAATCCAAGTAGAACAAGAGCAGCAAGTGGAACAAGAAGAGACTGCGATGGCTGTTGAAGAGCTTTGA
- a CDS encoding DUF1622 domain-containing protein, which yields MHDLAQNIMDNLIPFFDLFILALNIFSIVVLIWGVIMAGIDFLKSERNDRNRVVMARQNNFIKSFLGSYILLSLEILIAADIIESIIKPTFQDILKLAILVVIRTVISYFLHKEIEDALKDKENETIDKKTS from the coding sequence ATGCACGATTTAGCTCAAAACATCATGGATAATTTAATTCCTTTCTTTGATTTATTTATTTTAGCGTTAAATATTTTTTCGATTGTGGTCTTGATTTGGGGCGTAATTATGGCTGGAATCGATTTTCTAAAAAGTGAACGAAACGATCGAAATCGTGTTGTAATGGCACGTCAAAATAATTTCATCAAAAGTTTTCTAGGTAGTTATATTCTCCTTAGTTTAGAAATACTGATTGCCGCAGATATCATTGAATCGATCATCAAACCAACTTTTCAAGATATTTTAAAATTGGCTATTTTAGTAGTGATCCGAACGGTGATCTCCTACTTCTTGCATAAGGAAATTGAAGATGCTCTGAAAGATAAAGAAAATGAAACAATCGATAAAAAGACAAGCTGA
- a CDS encoding class I SAM-dependent methyltransferase, which yields MKNEYDNPNFFEAYSQMDRSKKGLEGAGEWHELKKLLPDFTGKTVLDLGCGYGWHCRYAVENGAKKVIGIDLSERMIEKAKEMTDSSKITYHLMGMDEIDGLNETFDIVISSLALHYVPSFDDIAKKVNHCLNSGGDFIFSTEHPIFTAQGTEDWIYDQKGQPLYWPVDRYFDESIRETLFLGETVMKYHKTLTTYLDGLLTNGFQITRLVEPMPAPEMLEASAQMRDELRRPMMLLVSAKKI from the coding sequence ATGAAAAACGAATATGACAATCCTAATTTTTTTGAAGCTTATAGTCAAATGGATCGTTCAAAAAAAGGGCTTGAAGGCGCTGGTGAGTGGCATGAGTTAAAAAAATTATTGCCTGATTTCACTGGAAAAACCGTTCTAGATCTCGGTTGCGGCTACGGTTGGCATTGCCGTTATGCCGTTGAAAACGGCGCGAAAAAGGTCATTGGCATCGATTTATCTGAACGGATGATCGAAAAAGCAAAAGAGATGACCGATTCTTCAAAAATCACTTATCATTTAATGGGTATGGATGAAATCGATGGACTAAATGAAACATTCGATATTGTGATCAGCTCTTTAGCACTCCATTATGTCCCTTCATTTGATGATATTGCTAAAAAAGTCAATCATTGTTTGAACTCTGGCGGCGATTTTATTTTCTCTACAGAACATCCGATTTTCACAGCACAAGGAACGGAAGATTGGATTTATGATCAAAAAGGGCAGCCACTTTATTGGCCAGTTGATCGCTACTTTGATGAAAGTATTCGTGAGACACTATTTTTAGGTGAAACCGTAATGAAATATCACAAAACCTTGACTACTTATTTGGACGGACTATTAACAAATGGCTTTCAAATCACTCGCTTGGTTGAACCGATGCCCGCTCCTGAAATGCTTGAAGCAAGTGCCCAAATGAGAGATGAATTGCGTAGACCAATGATGCTGTTGGTTTCTGCTAAAAAAATATGA
- a CDS encoding ACT domain-containing protein, which produces MHLKLLDTLNYAIIKFPVDTPIPTSFHKIKTFKSLTYTHDECSVIVPSGSLETDLALSIDEDWFIIQIVGELDFSLVGILTQLANPLADNQISIFALSTYNTDYLLIKNKDKTKAVQVLSDCGHTFQ; this is translated from the coding sequence ATGCACTTGAAACTATTAGATACACTAAACTATGCCATTATAAAATTTCCGGTTGATACCCCAATTCCTACTTCATTCCATAAAATCAAAACATTTAAGAGCCTGACTTACACACACGATGAATGTTCTGTGATTGTCCCTTCTGGCTCGCTGGAGACAGATCTTGCTCTTTCTATTGATGAGGACTGGTTCATTATTCAGATCGTCGGCGAACTAGATTTTTCTTTAGTAGGTATTTTGACACAATTGGCTAATCCTTTGGCTGACAATCAGATCTCGATTTTCGCGTTATCCACATACAATACCGATTATCTTTTAATCAAAAATAAAGACAAAACGAAAGCGGTTCAGGTGTTGAGCGATTGTGGTCATACTTTTCAATAA